The following proteins come from a genomic window of Aspergillus oryzae RIB40 DNA, chromosome 4:
- a CDS encoding protein phosphatase 2A regulatory subunit RTS1 (serine/threonine protein phosphatase 2A, regulatory subunit) has protein sequence MKGFRQRVLSRAKDANKSSKKKDSSHSSQNQASLGVNHNQQSSSPKNGTPTSSTTSVNDTRGKSPDNAAQAGVYPPGQYNVPQGAGVAGQPVNNGGPATPTKQGQVPAPSVIISPSAPHVPPPGAAETMPGDLAPPRKSHVFDRLQTTPKDMSEGIRTPKRQHSSRFDISDQRQRELEKLPGFHEVPPNRRQDLFMQKIDQCNIIFDFNDPTADMKSKEIKRLALHELLDYVANNRSVITEPMYPRVVEMFAKNLFRPIPPPVTPQGEAFDPEEDEPVLEVAWPHIQVVYEFFLRFIESQDFNTNIAKAYIDHHFVLQLLELFDSEDPRERDFLKTTLHRIYGKFLNLRSYIRRSINNVFFQFTYETERFNGIAELLEILGSIINGFALPLKEEHKLFLTRVLLPLHKAKGLSMYHPQLAYCIVQFLEKDSSLTEEVVLGLLRYWPKVNSTKEVMYLNEVEDIFEVMDPAEFAKVQVPLFQQLAKSVASPHFQVAERALYFWNNEYFCNLVSDNVETILPIMFPPLYENSKGHWNRTIHSMVYNAMKMFMEINPQLFDECSHEYNERQNSAEQRERARKERWEKLAEQAKDRQNGVPAPPPPADIPVYVDEVDTITEDSQNRLQSLKLDDSGSVKERRSSTISHSDGIATTSCDECFVFTWFDI, from the exons ATGAAGGGTTTCAGACAGAGAGTG TTGTCGAGGGCCAAAGATGCAAATAAatcttcaaagaagaaagattccTCCCACTCGTCCCAGAACCAAGCCTCCCTCGGAGTTAACCACAATCAACAATCCTCATCTCCAAAGAACGGCACCCCGACTTCGTCGACAACTTCGGTGAATGATACAAGAGGGAAGTCTCCGGATAATGCTGCGCAGGCGGGGGTGTACCCCCCAGGTCAGTACAATGTTCCTCAGGGCGCAGGCGTCGCTGGTCAGCCAGTAAATAATGGTGGTCCAGCAACTCCAACGAAACAAGGGCAAGTGCCGGCCCCCAGCGTGATCATCAGTCCGAGCGCACCG CATGTCCCTCCCCCTGGCGCCGCGGAAACGATGCCGGGCGACCTGGCCCCTCCCAGAAAGTCCCATGTCTTCGACCGCCTCCAGACAACGCCCAAAGATATGTCCGAAGGGATCCGGACTCCCAAACGTCAGCATTCGTCGCGCTTTGATATCTCGGATCAACGCCAAAGAGAGTTGGAGAAGTTGCCGGGATTCCATGAAGTGCCACCCAATCGGCGTCAGGACCTGTTCATGCAGAAAATTGATCAATGCAACATCATCTTCGATTTTAACGACCCGACTGCCGACATGAAgtccaaggagatcaagaggCTGGCGCTCCACGAACTCTTGGATTATGTCGCAAATAACCGTTCGGTGATCACGGAACCCATGTATCCCCGAGTCGTCGAGATGTTCGCTAAGAACCTCTTTCGACCTATCCCGCCGCCCGTAACACCCCAAGGGGAGGCCTTTGACCCAGAAGAGGATGAACCTGTGTTGGAAGTGGCTTGGCCCCATATCCAGGTGGTGTATGAGTTCTTCTTACGGTTCATTGAGAGTCAGGATTTCAACACGAATATCGCCAAGGCTTATATCGACCATCACTTTGTATTACAG TTACTGGAGTTGTTTGACTCTGAAGACCCTCGGGAACGGGATTTCCTGAAAACTACCTTGCATCGCATTTATGGAAAATTTCTGAACCTGCGGTCTTATATTCGCCGCTCCATCAATAACGTGTTCTTCCAATTCACTTACGAGACGGAGCGATTCAACGGAATTGCGGAGCTGCTTGAAATTCTCGGATCTATCATCAACGGATTTGCGCTCCCGCTCAAGGAGGAACACAAACTCTTCCTGACGAGGGTTTTGCTACCTTTGCACAAAGCTAAAGGTCTTAGCATGTATCACCCACAGCTGGCATATTGTATTGTACAGTTCCTTGAGAAGGACTCGTCGTTGACGGAAGAG GTTGTTCTCGGCTTACTACGCTATTGGCCGAAGGTGAACAGCACGAAGGAAGTAATGTATTTGAACGAGGTAGAGGATATCTTCGAGGTCATGGACCCAGCGGAATTTGCCAAGGTCCAGGTGCCCTTGTTCCAACAACTGGCCAAATCAGTTGCAAGCCCCCATTTTCAG GTGGCGGAACGTGCTCTCTACTTCTGGAACAATGAATACTTTTGCAACTTGGTCAGCGATAATGTCGAGACTATCCTACCGATCATGTTCCCGCCGCTGTACGAGAATTCCAAAGGACACTGGAATCG AACCATCCACAGCATGGTTTATAACGCCATGAAGATGTTCATGGAAATCAACCCGCAGCTTTTCGATGAATGCTCGCATGAGTATAACGAGCGTCAGAACAGTGCCGAGCAGCGTGAAAGAGCCCGAAAGGAGAGATGGGAAAAGCTGGCGGAGCAGGCCAAAGACCGGCAGAACGGTGTCCCTGCGCCACCCCCACCAGCGGACATCCCTGTTTATGTAGACGAGGTTGATACCATCACTGAAGATAGTCAGAATCGTCTCCAATCTTTGAAGTTGGATGACTCGGGCTCAGTGAAGGAACGCCGGAGTTCAACG ATTTCCCACAGTGATGGCATAGCGACTACGAGCTGCGATGAGTGTTTTGTTTTCACTTGGTTTGACATCTGA